A window of the Fusarium poae strain DAOMC 252244 chromosome 3, whole genome shotgun sequence genome harbors these coding sequences:
- a CDS encoding hypothetical protein (SECRETED:SignalP(1-20)~MEROPS:MER0001288), with protein MKFSTTLATLLSLAPGHALAKGKKLDSKKFQADIKTKNLISNLEALNDIAFANGGNRAFGLAGYDASVDYIYKRASKVKNAKVWKQNFPALFAYVDSIDLKVDDKSIYVYGLTYSPSTSEEGITAEIALGPEGAAGCDASSYDNLDVKGKIVLVQRFRCPTGGTLAGRVIPAAAAGASAVIIYHDLSTNVTAGSLSAPNPEKHVPAGFINLADGLKLKERIEAGEKVEAYFQQSQTIEERITQNVIAETTGGDPRNVIMLGAHLDSVQAGPGINDDGSGSSLILELFLALSKYKTKNKIRFAWWGAEENGLLGSKFYTSNLATKDVNDLLVYLNFDMVAKGFFGVADTDGSSHGSKAPKGSEVTEKIFVDYFTSKGIEVTPAVLTNGSDYASFWQNLNKPFGFLHTGTAVAQDPCYHQACDTIDNPDSKTLTVNAKAAAHILATLDERGTKLIPKTKITDATLQNLQQRSVGPDLGMIDELEAMGLRHLGCGQHEI; from the exons ATGAAGTTTAGCACTACCCTCGCGACTTTGCTGTCGCTGGCTCCTGGTCATGCTCTGGCCAAGGGTAAGAAGCTCGACTCCAAGAAGTTCCAAGCCGACATCAAGACTAAGAA TCTCATATCCAATCTCGAAGCTCTAAACGACATCGCATTCGCCAACGGTGGTAACCGAGCTTTTGGACTTGCAGGTTATGATGCCTCGGTCGATTACATCTACAAGCGCGCCTCCAAGGTCAAGAATGCCAAGGTCTGGAAACAGAACTTCCCCGCACTCTTTGCCTACGTCGACTCAATTGACCTCAAAGTCGACGACAAGTCCATCTACGTTTATGGCCTGACCTACTCCCCTTCTACTTCCGAAGAGGGAATCACCGCAGAGATTGCGCTAGGCCCGGAAGGCGCTGCTGGCTGCGACGCTTCTTCATACGATAACCTTGACGTCAAGGGCAAGATTGTCTTGGTGCAGCGATTTAGATGTCCTACTGGTGGAACTCTTGCCGGAAGAGTCATCCCTGCTGCTGCAGCGGGTGCTTCTGCGGTCATCATTTACCATGACTTGTCGACTAATGTCACTGCTGGTTCACTCAGTGCGCCAAACCCCGAGAAGCACGTTCCCGCGGGTTTCATCAACCTTGCTGATGGTttgaagctgaaggagaGAATTGAGGCTGGTGAAAAGGTTGAGGCGTACTTCCAGCAGTCGCAGACTATCGAGGAGAGGATCACACAGAATGTCATTGCTGAGACTACTGGTGGCGATCCCCGCAACGTTATCATG CTGGGTGCTCATCTTGACAGTGTTCAAGCTGGCCCTGGTATTAACGATGACG GTTCCGGTTCTTCTCTGATCCTTGAGCTCTTCCTCGCTCTTTCCAAGTACAAgaccaagaacaagatccGTTTCGCCTGGTGGGGAGCCGAGGAGAACGGCCTTCTGGGAAGCAAGTTCTACACATCCAACCTGGCCACCAAGGACGTCAACGATCTTCTCGTCTATCTCAACTTCGACATGGTCGCCAAGGGTTTCTTCGGTGTCGCTGATACCGACGGTAGCTCTCACGGATCCAAGGCTCCCAAGGGATCCGAAGTGACGGAGAAGATCTTTGTTGATTACTTCACAAGCAAGGGTATTGAAGTTACTCCTGCGGTGCTCACCAACGGAAGTGACTATGCTTCTTTCTGGCAGAATTTGAACAAGCCTTTTGGGTTCTTACATACT GGTACTGCTGTTGCGCAAGATCCTTGCTACCATCAAGCCTGCGATACCATTGACAATCCCGACTCCAAGACTCTCACCGTCAACGCCAAG GCTGCTGCACACATCCTTGCTACACTCGACGAACGAGGCACCAAATTGATCCCCAAGACCAAAATCACCGACGCCACTCTCCAGAACCTCCAACAGCGCAGCGTTGGACCTGACCTGGGTATGATCGATGAGCTTGAGGCTATGGGTCTTCGACATTTGGGTTGTGGACAGCACGAGATTTAA
- a CDS encoding hypothetical protein (SECRETED:SignalP(1-19)), translating into MRLFSSALILASCLSTTSAAAAYTSPVNIIDVDVAIIGGGASGIHAAINLKDAGAKVAVIEKQDKIGGHAETYINPKTKAAANVGVVIFENSKTVQKYFDRLGVETIVRSPLVSDKETKQYDFSLGIPIPPPDKATADAKAKAIASAIQSYSQNVLTKYPWIDQGYTFVPNPVPKELLQPFSQFAKQNNFTDLLSLISQFGWYPGNITTIPALYGIKKFGPGLLQSVTKGFIVPKTGNARTIYDAAALELTDEIYLDSDVKSVKRSKHGVVVTIKQHGKYVTFKARKLLVAIPQTLKNVGSFDLAPHERNIFSKFSAYGYVAGVANIAGVDVNLQNVGAFTPAHTPVIPGSNGYNIPPGFSEQFLLGVAFDNADYSLADAKAVIRRELTNLARVGAVPAGAAKKVTFPVLVNHAPFELHVSSKEIGDGFFEERVCN; encoded by the coding sequence ATGAGACTCTTCAGTTCTGCCCTCATCCTGGCATCTTGCCTATCAACAACCTCCGCAGCGGCGGCCTATACGTCCCCAGTCAATATCATCGACGTGGATGTTGCAATCATTGGCGGCGGTGCATCTGGTATCCATGCAGCCATCAACCTCAAGGATGCTGGAGCAAAGGTTGCTGTGATTGAGAAACAGGACAAGATCGGAGGTCATGCTGAGACATACATCAACCCCAAGACAAAGGCGGCGGCCAACGTTGGTGTTGTCATATTTGAGAACAGCAAGACTGTCCAAAAGTATTTCGACCGCCTTGGCGTTGAGACTATCGTCAGAAGTCCTCTCGTCTCTGACAAAGAGACCAAACAATATGACTTTTCTCTCGGCATCCCCATTCCCCCTCCAGATAAGGCTACCGCCGATGCCAAAGCAAAGGCTATAGCTTCTGCGATACAATCCTACAGCCAAAACGTCTTGACAAAGTATCCTTGGATCGACCAAGGTTATACTTTTGTTCCCAACCCTGTGCCCAAGGAGCTTCTTCAGCCTTTCTCACAGTTTGCTAAACAAAACAACTTCACTGATCTcctctctctcatctctCAGTTTGGCTGGTACCCTGGAAACATCACCACCATTCCTGCTCTCTACGGGATCAAGAAGTTTGGACCTGGCTTGTTGCAGAGTGTCACCAAAGGATTTATTGTCCCAAAAACTGGCAATGCTCGAACTATCTATGATGCTGCGGCCCTTGAGCTCACTGATGAGATTTACCTTGACTCGGATGTCAAGAGTGTCAAGAGGAGCAAAcatggtgttgttgttacCATTAAACAACATGGGAAGTACGTTACCTTCAAGGCACGCAAGCTTCTTGTTGCCATTCCCCAGACTCTGAAGAACGTCGGTTCATTTGATCTTGCCCCACACGAAAGGAACATATTCTCGAAGTTCTCTGCCTATGGCTATGTCGCAGGTGTCGCCAACATCGCCGGTGTCGATGTCAACCTTCAAAACGTCGGCGCTTTCACACCGGCCCATACACCTGTCATCCCTGGAAGCAACGGCTACAACATCCCTCCCGGCTTTTCAGAGCAATTCCTTCTCGGTGTAGCCTTTGACAATGCCGACTACAGTCTCGCTGATGCCAAGGCTGTCATTCGAAGGGAACTCACGAATCTTGCTCGTGTAGGTGCTGTCCCAGCTGGTGCAGCGAAGAAGGTCACATTTCCTGTCCTCGTCAATCATGCACCTTTCGAACTCCATGTTTCTTCCAAGGAGATTGGTGATGGCTTCTTTGAGGAGCGTgtgtgtaattga